The following proteins are encoded in a genomic region of Magnolia sinica isolate HGM2019 chromosome 1, MsV1, whole genome shotgun sequence:
- the LOC131239666 gene encoding syntaxin-22: MSFQDIESGRPLPARRDLANGRQDPTQAVASGVFQINTAVSTFQRLVNTLGTPKDTPELREKLHKTRLHIGQLVKDTSAKLKQASETDQHTEVSACKKIADAKLAKDFQAVLKEFQKAQRLAAERETAYAPFVPQAVLPSSYTASELDIRSDKTPEERALLVESRRQEILLLDNEISFNEAIIEEREQGIQEIQQQIGEVNEIFKDLAVLVHEQGTMIDDIDSNIENSYAATVQAKSQLAKASKTQKSNSSLTCLLLVIFGVVLLILIIVLAA, encoded by the exons ATGAGCTTCCAAGACATAGAATCCGGCCGTCCGTTGCCCGCGCGGCGAGATCTCGCTAACGGCAGGCAAGATCCGACACAGGCCGTCGCTTCCGGCGTGTTCCAGATCAACACCGCCGTCTCGACGTTCCAGCGTCTCGTTAACACGCTCGGCACGCCCAAGGACACTCCCGAGCTGAGAGAAAAGCT TCACAAGACAAGGCTACATATTGGACAGTTGGTGAAAGATACTTCGGCAAAACTTAAACAAGCGAGTGAAACAGATCAGCATACTGAAGTTAGT GCCTGCAAAAAGATAGCTGACGCTAAGCTTGCAAAAGATTTCCAGGCTGTTTTGAAAGAGTTTCAGAAGGCACAACGGCTTGCAGCTGAGAGGGAAACAGCATATGCCCCTTTTGTTCCCCAAGCAGTTCTTCCTTCCAG CTATACTGCAAGCGAGCTAGACATACGTTCGGATAAAACTCCTGAAGAGCGCGCTCTTCTTGTAGAATCTAGAAG ACAAGAGATCTTGCTACTGGACAATGAAATCTCCTTCAATGAGGCCATCATTGAGGAAAGAGAGCAAGGAATCCAGGAGATCCAGCAGCAGATTGGTGAGGTGAATGAAATCTTTAAAGATCTTGCGGTGCTGGTTCATGAGCAAGGAACCATGATTG ATGACATCGACTCCAACATCGAGAATTCCTATGCGGCAACTGTACAGGCTAAGTCCCAACTTGCCAAAGCatccaaaacccaaaaatcaaattCATCTCTG ACCTGCTTGCTCTTGGTGATTTTCGGGGTTGTCCTACTCATCCTGATCATAGTCCTTGCAGCTTAG
- the LOC131239682 gene encoding uncharacterized protein LOC131239682 — translation MHYKNLCQSNSISTKMAATAPVEIGTRGTIGSLLSQEIEYFRRLELDRRNTPQRPWLQIAGARSGSCSSSGPNSGFVVVAQKKKKKRSSGGFLPSICSAVEVADSRVERMPGFSYRNLKTDIKKGQG, via the coding sequence ATGCATTATAAAAACCTGTGCCAGAGCAACTCGATTTCTACAAAGATGGCGGCAACAGCTCCAGTCGAGATTGGCACTCGAGGCACGATTGGATCGCTCCTATCACAGGAGATCGAGTACTTCAGAAGGCTCGAACTGGACCGCCGGAACACCCCGCAGAGACCATGGCTGCAGATTGCAGGGGCGAGATCGGGCAGTTGCAGTAGCTCTGGACCCAATTCTGGGTTTGTGGTTGTGgcccagaagaagaagaagaagagaagcagtGGAGGGTTCCTCCCAAGCATCTGCTCTGCGGTGGAGGTTGCAGATAGCCGGGTGGAGAGAATGCCCGGATTCAGTTATAGGAATCTGAAAACAGATATCAAGAAAGGTCAAGGCTAG